Proteins from a single region of Stutzerimonas stutzeri:
- the minC gene encoding septum site-determining protein MinC: MSQADLTDQSPAFQLKGSMLAITVLELASNDIERLDEQLAAKVEQAPDFFNNTPLVLALDKLPESAREIDIAALVSLCRKHRLRTLALRASDPTHLEAAAVLDLPVLPPSGARERQVDLNSKIPAKPAEPVYRPTRVVTTPIRGGQQVYAQGGDLIVLAPVSPGAELLADGNIHVYGPLRGRALAGIKGDTTARIFCQQLAAEMVSIAGQYKVAEDLRRDPLWAEAVQISLSGDVLNITRL; encoded by the coding sequence ATGAGCCAAGCCGACCTCACCGATCAGTCCCCAGCCTTTCAGCTCAAGGGCAGCATGCTCGCCATCACCGTGCTGGAGCTCGCGAGTAACGACATCGAGCGTCTCGACGAGCAACTTGCGGCCAAAGTCGAGCAAGCGCCGGACTTCTTCAATAACACCCCGCTGGTACTGGCACTGGACAAGCTGCCGGAGTCCGCCCGCGAGATCGATATCGCTGCGCTGGTCAGCCTCTGCCGCAAGCACCGCCTGCGCACACTGGCACTGCGGGCTAGCGACCCCACACATCTAGAAGCGGCGGCAGTGCTCGACCTGCCTGTGCTACCGCCCTCCGGCGCACGTGAACGCCAGGTCGATCTGAATTCGAAAATCCCGGCTAAACCCGCTGAACCGGTCTATCGCCCTACCCGAGTCGTTACCACGCCAATTCGCGGCGGCCAGCAGGTGTATGCGCAGGGTGGCGACCTGATCGTCCTCGCTCCCGTGAGTCCGGGTGCGGAACTTCTCGCCGATGGAAACATCCATGTGTACGGTCCGCTCCGCGGTCGCGCCCTCGCGGGCATCAAAGGCGACACCACGGCACGCATCTTCTGCCAGCAACTCGCAGCGGAAATGGTTTCCATCGCCGGCCAATACAAGGTCGCCGAGGACCTGCGACGCGATCCTCTCTGGGCTGAAGCAGTACAGATCAGCCTCTCTGGCGATGTGTTGAACATCACCCGCCTTTAA
- a CDS encoding lipid A biosynthesis lauroyl acyltransferase → MDRPQFRAYFLHPRFWPLWLGLGLLWLLVQLPYPLLLKLGRGLGALMFRFAGSRRYIARRNLELCFPELSQEQRERLLHENFASNGIAFFEMAMSWWWPQARLQRLARIEGLEHLQQAQAAGQGVILMALHFTTLEIGAALLGQRHTIDGMYRQHKNPVFDFVQRRGRERHNLDASAIEREDVRAMLKVLRAGRAIWYAPDQDYGRKQSLFVPLFGIQAATVTATTKFARLGRAKVVPFTQERLADGSGYRLVIHPPLEDFPGESEEADCLRINQWIEEAVSALPEQYLWAHRRFKTRPLGEPGLYKKRRKR, encoded by the coding sequence ATGGACCGTCCTCAGTTTCGTGCGTACTTCCTGCATCCGCGCTTCTGGCCGCTGTGGCTGGGCCTGGGATTGCTATGGCTGCTGGTTCAGTTGCCTTATCCGCTGCTGCTGAAACTGGGGCGTGGTCTCGGCGCACTGATGTTCCGTTTCGCCGGTTCGCGGCGTTACATCGCCCGGCGCAATCTGGAGCTGTGTTTTCCAGAACTCAGCCAGGAGCAGCGCGAACGACTGCTGCATGAGAATTTCGCTTCCAACGGCATTGCCTTCTTCGAGATGGCGATGAGTTGGTGGTGGCCGCAGGCGCGCCTGCAGCGTCTGGCCCGGATCGAAGGGCTGGAGCATCTGCAACAGGCCCAGGCGGCGGGGCAGGGCGTAATCCTGATGGCGCTGCATTTCACCACCCTGGAAATCGGCGCGGCGCTGCTAGGCCAACGGCACACCATCGACGGCATGTACCGCCAGCATAAGAATCCGGTGTTCGACTTCGTCCAGCGCCGCGGGCGCGAACGGCACAACCTCGACGCGAGTGCAATCGAGCGCGAGGACGTACGCGCCATGCTCAAGGTTCTGCGGGCTGGTCGCGCCATCTGGTATGCGCCGGATCAGGACTATGGGCGCAAGCAGAGCTTGTTCGTACCGCTGTTCGGCATCCAGGCAGCTACGGTGACCGCCACCACTAAGTTCGCTCGACTGGGCAGGGCCAAGGTCGTGCCGTTCACCCAGGAACGCCTGGCTGACGGCTCGGGCTATCGGTTGGTGATCCATCCGCCGCTTGAGGACTTTCCCGGCGAGAGTGAAGAAGCCGATTGCCTGCGGATCAATCAGTGGATCGAGGAGGCGGTCAGTGCTTTGCCGGAGCAATACCTTTGGGCACATCGCCGTTTCAAGACCCGCCCGCTTGGTGAGCCTGGCCTTTATAAGAAACGCAGGAAGCGATAG